In Arcanobacterium wilhelmae, the following are encoded in one genomic region:
- a CDS encoding DUF3040 domain-containing protein, with amino-acid sequence MALSDREREMLEELEAQLKGEDPKFADALRSDTRGVPTRMVISPRHLVLGIIIAAIGLGVVVLGVSTEITLVGVAGAIVVFAGLWYLSTGARNVPVSVSARKPKQRSTSFMEAQAEQWRRRREEGGR; translated from the coding sequence ATGGCACTGTCTGATCGTGAGCGAGAAATGCTCGAGGAGCTCGAGGCTCAACTCAAGGGTGAGGATCCCAAGTTTGCGGATGCGCTGCGCTCGGATACGCGTGGCGTGCCCACGCGTATGGTGATCTCGCCGCGTCATCTGGTGCTCGGCATTATTATTGCCGCAATCGGGCTCGGTGTGGTCGTGCTCGGCGTGTCCACTGAGATCACTTTGGTGGGGGTTGCGGGGGCGATTGTCGTGTTCGCCGGCTTGTGGTATCTGTCCACGGGGGCTCGGAATGTGCCGGTGAGTGTGAGTGCACGCAAGCCGAAGCAGCGTTCCACCTCGTTTATGGAGGCGCAGGCAGAGCAGTGGCGCCGGCGCCGTGAGGAGGGCGGCCGCTAG
- the murD gene encoding UDP-N-acetylmuramoyl-L-alanine--D-glutamate ligase → MVGKAVIPGAHDFEGKRVAILGMGKSGRAAFEVLSSKTGAVLSVWDSRPEAVEEFAADGGAHHDGEVLVAQLLRWRPDVVVIAPAFRQSGPEWAALRAAGMSVWSEIELAWHLRAQRADGSFAPWLAITGTNGKTTTTTMLESILQAAGLRGVAVGNVGNPAVTAVSDESASAPGAFAFELSSFQLAATASMSPAAAVCLNIDDDHLEWHNSRREYHEAKANVYNRAQVACLYPVGDTEVQEMVDDADVVEGARAIGLTLGVPSVGQIGLVDDVVVDRAFTPKRYTHAAELFSVADIEHLAPAGLDLPLHIMKDAMVAASLALSIGVEPVAIRDGIRAYHPGRHRIELVATLDGVRYVDDSKATNAHAARASVLAQGEKSVVWIVGGQAKGAHFGQLVGDVASRLAAVVVIGTDQQPWLEALAGLDVPVHYVAPDSAQPMAAAVAWARANATEGNTVLLAPASASMDQFASYADRGEKFAQAVREQA, encoded by the coding sequence ATGGTTGGCAAAGCAGTGATTCCTGGCGCCCACGATTTTGAGGGTAAGCGTGTTGCGATTCTCGGCATGGGCAAGTCCGGTCGGGCAGCGTTCGAAGTATTGAGTTCGAAAACCGGCGCGGTGCTGTCGGTGTGGGATTCGCGCCCGGAGGCAGTTGAGGAGTTTGCAGCCGACGGCGGTGCACATCATGATGGCGAGGTGCTCGTTGCTCAGTTGCTCCGGTGGCGCCCCGACGTCGTTGTGATTGCCCCCGCGTTTCGTCAGAGCGGCCCTGAGTGGGCGGCGCTGCGAGCCGCTGGCATGTCCGTGTGGTCGGAGATCGAGTTGGCGTGGCATCTGCGTGCGCAGCGCGCCGACGGTTCGTTTGCCCCGTGGCTTGCGATTACGGGCACGAACGGTAAGACAACCACGACGACGATGCTGGAGTCAATCTTGCAAGCTGCCGGTTTGCGCGGGGTAGCGGTCGGCAACGTAGGCAACCCTGCTGTGACGGCGGTGTCGGACGAGTCGGCAAGCGCTCCGGGTGCGTTCGCGTTTGAGTTGTCGTCATTTCAGCTCGCTGCTACAGCTTCGATGTCGCCTGCGGCCGCGGTGTGCCTGAATATCGATGATGACCATCTCGAGTGGCATAACTCGCGCCGTGAGTACCACGAGGCGAAGGCGAACGTGTACAACCGCGCGCAAGTTGCGTGCCTCTATCCGGTGGGGGATACCGAGGTTCAGGAGATGGTCGATGACGCCGACGTCGTCGAGGGTGCTCGCGCGATTGGTCTTACGCTGGGGGTTCCGTCGGTGGGGCAGATCGGCCTGGTTGACGACGTCGTGGTGGATCGTGCCTTTACTCCGAAGCGGTACACTCACGCGGCTGAGCTTTTTTCAGTGGCAGATATCGAGCACCTTGCCCCAGCGGGCCTGGACCTTCCGCTCCACATCATGAAGGACGCGATGGTGGCGGCCAGTTTGGCGCTGTCGATCGGAGTGGAGCCGGTTGCGATCCGGGATGGGATACGCGCTTACCATCCTGGCCGTCACCGTATTGAGTTGGTTGCCACGCTCGACGGCGTGCGCTACGTGGACGATTCGAAGGCCACGAACGCGCACGCGGCACGCGCCTCGGTCCTCGCACAGGGCGAGAAGTCCGTGGTGTGGATCGTCGGCGGCCAAGCCAAGGGCGCTCACTTCGGACAGCTCGTTGGGGACGTCGCCTCCCGCCTTGCCGCCGTCGTCGTTATCGGAACCGACCAGCAGCCGTGGCTGGAGGCGCTCGCTGGCCTGGATGTTCCCGTCCACTACGTTGCTCCAGATTCCGCCCAGCCGATGGCCGCTGCCGTTGCGTGGGCTCGTGCCAACGCAACGGAGGGAAACACGGTGTTGCTCGCCCCGGCGTCGGCGTCGATGGACCAGTTCGCCTCGTACGCGGATCGCGGTGAGAAGTTTGCACAGGCAGTGAGGGAACAAGCATGA
- a CDS encoding UDP-N-acetylmuramoyl-tripeptide--D-alanyl-D-alanine ligase, translated as MIQMTLGEVARAVGASVDSQVVVTGVATDNRKVRGGDLFIAIKGERADGNAFAGAALEAGAAGVLTSDAEAAVASGADRARVVEVPDVVRALGDLASENLKLVRQRGRGDFRVVAVTGSVGKTTTKDLLAAMLAERGEIIAPPGSFNNELGMPLTVLRADENTATLVLEMGADHIGNIEYLTSIAMPDVAVVLIVARAHLGEFGGIENVAKAKSELVVGTAPNGVVVLNADDPRVLAMAQLAHTPVVTFSREGDADVVATDIEVGPDSRASFTLHAGGDEERVSLRLVGAHHVANALAATAASLQLEIPFEHIVEVLNTAGPVSAHRMDVFQAQGMTIIDDSYNANPDSMRAGIDALAHIGAGKRTLAVLGSMLELGEASEAEHRAIGEYVADRGIDVVVGVGDETAPLVEAARERGLEASRADAQSAGSVLSTIAAPGDVVLLKGSNGSRVWTIADKYKGN; from the coding sequence ATGATCCAGATGACTCTCGGCGAGGTGGCTCGTGCAGTCGGCGCGAGCGTGGATTCGCAAGTCGTTGTCACCGGCGTCGCGACGGATAACCGCAAGGTGCGCGGTGGTGATCTCTTCATCGCGATCAAGGGTGAGCGCGCGGATGGCAATGCTTTCGCCGGCGCGGCGCTCGAAGCTGGCGCAGCTGGCGTTCTCACTTCCGACGCCGAGGCTGCCGTTGCGTCGGGAGCGGATCGCGCGCGCGTGGTGGAGGTGCCCGACGTCGTTCGTGCGCTTGGCGATTTGGCGAGCGAAAATCTCAAGCTCGTTCGCCAACGCGGCCGGGGCGATTTCCGCGTTGTCGCGGTGACGGGTTCGGTGGGCAAGACCACCACGAAGGATCTGCTGGCTGCGATGCTCGCCGAGCGCGGTGAGATCATCGCCCCGCCGGGCTCGTTCAACAATGAGCTGGGGATGCCACTGACCGTGCTACGCGCGGATGAGAACACCGCCACCCTCGTGCTCGAGATGGGTGCGGACCATATTGGGAACATTGAGTACCTCACGTCGATCGCCATGCCGGATGTGGCGGTCGTGTTGATCGTTGCTCGCGCACACCTGGGAGAATTCGGCGGCATCGAGAATGTTGCAAAGGCGAAGAGCGAACTGGTGGTCGGAACCGCGCCGAACGGCGTCGTAGTACTGAACGCGGACGATCCGCGAGTGTTGGCGATGGCGCAACTGGCCCACACACCCGTCGTGACATTCTCGCGGGAAGGGGACGCCGACGTCGTCGCCACTGATATTGAGGTCGGCCCAGATTCGCGCGCTTCCTTCACGCTCCACGCGGGTGGGGATGAGGAACGCGTTTCGTTGCGCCTGGTCGGCGCTCACCACGTGGCGAACGCACTCGCCGCCACCGCGGCATCCCTCCAACTCGAGATCCCGTTTGAACACATCGTTGAAGTTCTCAACACGGCAGGTCCCGTCAGCGCCCACCGCATGGACGTGTTCCAGGCCCAGGGCATGACGATCATCGACGATTCCTACAACGCGAACCCCGATTCGATGCGCGCCGGTATCGACGCCCTCGCCCACATCGGCGCCGGGAAGCGCACCCTCGCCGTGCTCGGTTCGATGCTCGAGCTGGGCGAGGCATCTGAGGCCGAACACCGAGCAATCGGCGAGTATGTTGCGGATCGGGGAATCGACGTCGTTGTCGGGGTTGGGGATGAAACTGCACCGCTTGTCGAGGCGGCGCGCGAGCGAGGCCTGGAAGCGAGCCGTGCCGATGCGCAAAGCGCGGGGAGTGTACTTTCCACGATTGCCGCTCCGGGTGACGTAGTCTTACTCAAGGGTTCGAATGGATCCCGTGTGTGGACTATCGCCGATAAGTACAAGGGGAACTGA
- the mraZ gene encoding division/cell wall cluster transcriptional repressor MraZ produces MFLGTFEPRLDVKGRLILPAKFRDQLASGLVITRGQEHCLYVYPMSEFEDVLARLQQAPLTSKEARSYTRMFLSGADDQIPDKQGRITIPAALRTYAGLDRELSVIGSGSHVEIWDTAAWSAYLADNESDFANREDELIPGVF; encoded by the coding sequence ATGTTCCTTGGGACCTTTGAGCCGCGGCTCGATGTCAAGGGCAGGCTGATCCTCCCTGCCAAGTTTCGCGATCAACTCGCTTCCGGCCTGGTGATCACGAGAGGCCAAGAGCACTGTCTGTACGTCTATCCGATGTCGGAATTCGAAGATGTGCTTGCCAGGCTCCAGCAGGCTCCACTCACCTCGAAGGAAGCGCGTTCATATACGCGAATGTTCCTCTCAGGTGCGGATGATCAGATCCCAGATAAGCAGGGGCGCATCACCATCCCGGCCGCACTGCGCACATACGCAGGGCTCGATCGGGAGCTATCGGTGATCGGCTCGGGCTCTCACGTGGAGATCTGGGATACGGCGGCGTGGAGCGCCTACTTGGCCGACAACGAATCGGACTTCGCCAACCGCGAAGACGAACTCATCCCGGGAGTGTTCTAG
- a CDS encoding peptidoglycan D,D-transpeptidase FtsI family protein has product MEKLRVIMHGLGRRIAGSESFDTPEERTTYSRFRRIVAFVLALLLILVSRLFYLQVVVASDLADTAREFRTRSYTQEAKRGDILDANGAVLATSIERYNVRVNQPEIATYVKYDDAGEIVGTGAAAAAKELAPILKMDRAELGGILIGGEKKTQWGLVAKDISPEKWREINALGIRGIYPERFMQRSYPNGDVAGTVLGYVGQTADSHDVAGRAGIEQTMDSTLAGKSGSLTIEVGPAGTVFPQGTNTSVPAVDGGDVKLTIDRDLQKVAQEAIQDSVDRFGAKWGAAVAVEIGTGRVIALADSHEPDPGNLAAADPDNLNSRAVSAVVEPGSTGKVMTFASAIDQKTVSPTSWFQVSSDRRMPNGEVIHDNDPHPTQMMTVAGILAVSYNSGLVQIGDTLDDKVRYDYMRKFGLGSPTGIELPGESKGILREYTTWGKREHYTTMFGQGWAATPMQLAQMVSIIGNGGVKVPLHIVDGTYDRDGKFTPKPIGKSQQVISKDSAATMIKMMEAVTQKGSTAPLARVEGYNVAGKTGTAQVPDASGKLTRRVGTFVGLIPSEQPQIAVAVAVSNQPAPGYGSDVAAPVFSKIASFAMRQRQVPPSTVPLTKFKWTKAD; this is encoded by the coding sequence ATGGAGAAACTGCGGGTCATCATGCACGGCCTCGGCCGCCGGATCGCCGGCAGTGAGTCATTCGATACTCCGGAGGAGCGTACCACCTATTCTCGCTTCCGCCGAATCGTTGCATTCGTGCTGGCACTATTGCTGATTCTTGTGTCACGCTTGTTTTATTTGCAGGTGGTGGTCGCCAGTGATCTCGCCGATACCGCGCGTGAATTCCGAACGCGTTCGTACACGCAGGAAGCGAAGCGTGGCGATATTTTGGATGCGAATGGTGCCGTGCTCGCCACGTCGATTGAACGGTATAACGTACGCGTGAACCAACCTGAGATCGCCACCTACGTCAAGTACGACGACGCCGGTGAGATTGTCGGTACAGGCGCCGCGGCTGCAGCGAAGGAACTCGCGCCGATCCTCAAGATGGACCGCGCCGAGCTTGGTGGCATCCTTATTGGCGGCGAGAAGAAGACCCAGTGGGGCCTTGTCGCCAAGGACATTTCTCCTGAAAAGTGGCGCGAAATCAACGCGCTTGGCATCCGTGGTATCTACCCCGAGCGGTTCATGCAACGCTCATATCCCAATGGTGACGTGGCCGGCACTGTGCTTGGCTATGTCGGCCAGACGGCCGATTCCCACGATGTTGCCGGCCGAGCCGGAATCGAACAGACAATGGATTCGACGCTCGCAGGAAAGTCCGGCTCGCTCACCATCGAGGTCGGCCCCGCTGGCACCGTTTTTCCGCAAGGAACGAACACATCGGTCCCTGCGGTGGACGGCGGCGATGTCAAACTCACGATCGACCGCGATTTGCAAAAGGTCGCGCAGGAGGCGATCCAGGATTCCGTGGATCGTTTCGGAGCGAAATGGGGAGCCGCCGTCGCTGTCGAAATCGGAACCGGGCGCGTGATTGCACTCGCTGATTCTCACGAACCTGATCCAGGTAACCTGGCCGCCGCGGATCCAGACAACCTGAACTCGCGCGCCGTCTCCGCCGTCGTCGAGCCAGGATCGACCGGCAAGGTGATGACGTTTGCCTCGGCGATCGATCAGAAAACCGTCAGCCCGACGTCGTGGTTCCAGGTCTCCTCGGATCGGCGCATGCCCAACGGCGAGGTCATCCACGACAATGACCCGCACCCCACCCAGATGATGACAGTGGCAGGAATCCTCGCAGTGTCGTACAACTCGGGCCTGGTGCAGATCGGCGACACGCTCGACGACAAGGTCCGCTACGACTACATGCGTAAGTTTGGCCTCGGTTCGCCAACGGGTATTGAGCTCCCGGGCGAGTCGAAAGGCATTCTTCGCGAATACACTACGTGGGGGAAGCGTGAACACTACACCACCATGTTCGGACAGGGCTGGGCAGCTACGCCGATGCAGCTCGCCCAGATGGTGTCGATCATCGGTAACGGCGGCGTGAAGGTGCCATTGCATATCGTTGACGGTACATATGATCGCGACGGGAAGTTCACCCCGAAGCCGATCGGAAAGTCACAGCAGGTGATTTCGAAGGATTCTGCGGCAACGATGATCAAGATGATGGAGGCGGTGACACAGAAGGGATCGACGGCTCCGCTCGCTCGTGTCGAAGGCTACAATGTTGCTGGCAAGACGGGTACAGCCCAGGTGCCGGATGCGAGTGGGAAGCTCACGCGCCGCGTGGGCACCTTTGTTGGCCTGATTCCTTCGGAGCAGCCGCAGATCGCTGTCGCTGTTGCCGTGTCGAACCAGCCGGCTCCGGGCTATGGCAGCGACGTCGCGGCCCCAGTTTTCTCGAAGATCGCGAGTTTCGCGATGCGTCAGCGCCAGGTTCCGCCCTCGACGGTTCCTCTCACCAAGTTCAAGTGGACGAAGGCAGATTAG
- the rsmH gene encoding 16S rRNA (cytosine(1402)-N(4))-methyltransferase RsmH: MAAADGNALHVPVLLETCVELLAPALTDGALLIDCTLGMGGHTEAFLSRFPNIRVAGIDRDPQAIELASERLAHFGDRFIPVRATYDAVGQVACEFGKDGLADAILMDLGVSSLQLDETERGFSYAHDAPLDMRMDASAHGTAADILASASAGEIAHILHRYGEEKFAKKIAARIVRQRETQPITRTGELVEIVRESIPAAARRTGGNPAKRTFQALRVAVNNELGVLEAAVPAAIEALRVGGRLAVESYQSLEDRIVKDAMRIGLVSSTPPGLPVELEDHKPFLVSLTRGAMKADKAEIARNPRSASVRLRAVERTAPTPQHIALNSGENK; encoded by the coding sequence ATGGCTGCAGCGGACGGCAACGCGCTACACGTGCCGGTCCTACTTGAGACCTGCGTGGAGCTGCTGGCACCGGCGCTCACCGACGGCGCATTGCTGATTGACTGCACGCTTGGCATGGGCGGCCACACCGAGGCTTTCCTTTCGCGTTTTCCGAATATTCGGGTCGCAGGTATCGATCGCGATCCTCAGGCGATTGAGCTTGCTTCCGAGCGCCTTGCACACTTTGGTGATCGTTTCATCCCGGTCCGCGCCACGTACGACGCCGTCGGGCAAGTTGCGTGCGAGTTCGGCAAGGACGGGCTCGCGGATGCGATCTTGATGGACCTCGGTGTTTCCTCGCTCCAACTTGACGAAACTGAGCGCGGGTTCTCCTACGCACACGACGCGCCGTTGGATATGCGAATGGATGCCTCGGCACACGGGACTGCGGCCGATATCCTCGCATCGGCGTCGGCGGGGGAGATCGCCCATATCCTCCACCGTTACGGGGAGGAAAAGTTTGCCAAGAAGATCGCGGCGCGTATCGTGCGCCAGCGCGAAACTCAGCCGATCACGCGCACCGGCGAGCTCGTAGAGATCGTACGTGAGTCGATCCCCGCAGCAGCCCGCCGTACCGGCGGTAACCCTGCCAAGCGCACGTTCCAGGCGCTACGGGTCGCAGTGAACAACGAGCTTGGTGTCCTCGAAGCTGCCGTGCCGGCCGCGATCGAGGCGCTTCGGGTGGGCGGGCGCCTTGCGGTCGAGTCCTACCAGAGCCTCGAGGATCGCATCGTCAAAGATGCCATGCGGATCGGGCTCGTCTCGTCGACTCCACCAGGGCTTCCGGTGGAGCTCGAGGATCACAAGCCGTTCCTCGTGTCGCTGACTCGAGGTGCAATGAAAGCCGACAAAGCGGAGATTGCGCGCAACCCGCGCAGCGCCTCTGTGCGGCTTCGAGCGGTTGAAAGGACCGCGCCCACGCCACAGCACATCGCACTGAATTCAGGAGAGAACAAATGA
- the mraY gene encoding phospho-N-acetylmuramoyl-pentapeptide-transferase: MLTILIAVAFSLTFTLFGTPVFIRYLHKRQYGQFIREDGPTSHQVKRGTPTMGGVVFIVAAVLGYFVANLVTGRAPRATGYLLVFLTVGMGLVGFADDFTKVSRERSLGLTPMKKIAGQGIVGIVFTALALQFPDQLGRTPGSTSISIVRATPVNLAFAGVAVGLVLFIIWGNFLITAWSNGVNLTDGLDGLATGASILAFTAYTVVAIWQSYQACHSVIGAAPGCYSVRDPRDIAIFTAALVGALVGFLWHNTSPAQIFMGDTGSLALGAAFAGVSIFTQTEILAVLLGGLFVVIVFSDVIQVGMFKATGRRVFRMAPLHHHFELKGWKEVTIVVRFWIIQILFVAAGLGLFYMEWLAKQ, encoded by the coding sequence ATGCTAACGATTCTGATCGCGGTGGCGTTTTCCCTGACGTTCACCTTGTTCGGCACTCCGGTATTCATTCGCTACCTGCATAAGCGCCAGTACGGGCAGTTCATTCGTGAGGATGGTCCCACCTCGCACCAAGTTAAGCGCGGTACACCAACGATGGGCGGCGTGGTCTTCATTGTGGCGGCGGTTCTCGGCTATTTCGTCGCGAACCTTGTGACGGGCCGTGCCCCGCGCGCCACCGGTTATCTGTTGGTTTTCCTCACGGTCGGCATGGGCTTAGTGGGGTTCGCGGACGATTTTACGAAAGTTTCGCGTGAGCGTTCGCTGGGGCTGACCCCGATGAAGAAAATCGCTGGCCAGGGTATCGTCGGAATCGTTTTCACGGCGTTGGCTCTTCAGTTCCCCGATCAGCTGGGCCGTACCCCAGGTTCCACGTCGATCTCGATCGTCCGTGCCACTCCTGTGAATTTGGCTTTTGCCGGCGTGGCTGTGGGCTTGGTGCTGTTCATCATCTGGGGCAATTTCTTGATCACTGCGTGGTCGAATGGCGTGAACCTCACGGATGGCTTGGACGGGTTGGCAACCGGCGCTTCGATCCTCGCGTTCACGGCATACACGGTGGTGGCGATTTGGCAGTCGTACCAGGCGTGCCATTCGGTCATCGGCGCGGCGCCGGGGTGTTATTCGGTGCGAGATCCTCGCGATATCGCGATCTTTACCGCGGCCCTGGTGGGGGCACTCGTGGGTTTCTTGTGGCACAACACGTCGCCTGCCCAGATTTTCATGGGCGATACCGGTTCGCTCGCGCTTGGGGCAGCATTCGCTGGTGTTTCGATTTTCACGCAGACCGAGATCCTCGCCGTTCTTCTTGGCGGCCTGTTCGTGGTGATCGTGTTCTCGGACGTGATCCAGGTGGGCATGTTCAAGGCAACGGGCCGGCGCGTGTTCCGAATGGCGCCGTTGCACCACCACTTCGAGCTCAAAGGCTGGAAAGAAGTGACAATCGTGGTGCGTTTTTGGATCATCCAGATTTTGTTCGTGGCCGCGGGCCTCGGTTTGTTCTACATGGAATGGTTGGCAAAGCAGTGA
- the dinB gene encoding DNA polymerase IV, whose product MSRAPRSGAAKRDWGSDDSLTNIMHVDMDAFFVSVELLERPQLRGTPVAVGGMERGVISAASYEARRFGVNSAMPVARAKRLCPALTIIPPSHGKYSAVSRRIMAILADVTPKVEQLSVDEAFLDVGGARKAVGSPTEIAHLIRARIREQEGVPASVGIAATKHVAKIASAHAKPDGVLLVPESATLEFLHSLPVGVLWGVGEKMRAKLEYYGIHSVGELAALGEARLARMVGSAAGHSLYALAMGIDPRAVVTHREEKSMGKEQTFFDLLDPSAANAVLLEQSHEIARRLRSASVRAWTVGIKVRFEDFTTVSRSVTFGAPTDLGAEIYRAATHLLAEVPSRGGFRLLGVRAEHLDDGGAGFQLRIDDDGRSRRAESAVDEVLKKFGSGAAGRGSLVKKDAPGVPQL is encoded by the coding sequence ATGTCACGGGCACCGAGGTCGGGCGCGGCGAAGCGCGACTGGGGGAGCGATGATTCCCTCACGAACATCATGCACGTGGATATGGACGCGTTTTTCGTATCGGTGGAGCTGTTGGAACGGCCGCAGTTACGCGGGACACCGGTGGCAGTGGGAGGTATGGAACGCGGGGTGATCTCGGCGGCATCCTACGAGGCGCGCAGGTTTGGAGTGAATTCGGCGATGCCGGTGGCACGTGCGAAGCGCCTGTGCCCAGCATTGACGATTATCCCTCCGAGCCACGGCAAGTACTCGGCGGTTTCGCGCCGGATTATGGCGATCTTGGCAGACGTCACGCCGAAGGTTGAGCAGCTTTCGGTGGACGAGGCATTTCTCGACGTCGGCGGCGCGCGGAAAGCTGTGGGCTCCCCAACGGAAATCGCTCACCTGATCCGTGCGCGCATCCGCGAGCAGGAGGGAGTGCCGGCATCAGTGGGGATTGCTGCCACCAAACACGTGGCGAAGATCGCCTCCGCCCATGCGAAGCCTGACGGCGTGCTCCTGGTTCCCGAATCGGCCACGCTGGAGTTTCTCCATTCATTGCCGGTGGGTGTGCTGTGGGGAGTGGGCGAGAAGATGCGTGCCAAGCTTGAGTATTACGGTATTCACTCGGTTGGCGAGCTTGCGGCTCTTGGTGAGGCGCGGCTTGCGCGAATGGTTGGATCCGCCGCGGGGCATTCGCTCTATGCGCTCGCGATGGGGATCGACCCTCGTGCCGTGGTGACGCACCGAGAGGAGAAGTCGATGGGCAAGGAGCAGACGTTCTTCGATCTGCTAGATCCTTCGGCAGCGAATGCTGTGCTGCTTGAACAGTCCCACGAGATCGCGCGTCGCTTGCGAAGCGCGAGCGTGCGCGCCTGGACGGTGGGGATCAAGGTGCGCTTCGAGGACTTCACCACGGTGTCGCGCTCGGTCACGTTTGGTGCGCCTACCGACCTCGGCGCGGAGATCTACCGCGCCGCCACGCACTTGCTGGCGGAGGTTCCCTCGCGCGGCGGTTTCCGCCTGCTCGGAGTGCGAGCCGAGCATCTCGACGACGGCGGGGCGGGGTTCCAGTTGAGGATCGACGACGATGGTCGTTCTCGGCGCGCGGAGAGCGCGGTGGACGAGGTGCTCAAGAAGTTTGGTAGCGGCGCTGCGGGGCGTGGTTCGCTGGTGAAGAAAGACGCTCCTGGGGTGCCGCAGCTTTAA
- a CDS encoding UDP-N-acetylmuramoyl-L-alanyl-D-glutamate--2,6-diaminopimelate ligase produces the protein MLRSEQTRPVSLSMLAQAVGASAPTVNVTGAVMDNRAVRPGDLFIAMPGARVHAARFAGAAVEAGAAAVLTDAEGARIAGELGVPAVVVPDVAAAAGTVAALAYGEPAKHVRSFAVTGTNGKTTTTFMIDSILRGLGAVTGLIGTVELRLASQAVPARMTTPQPDELQAMLEVLVERGGTDVVMEVSSHALAQGRTRPIRYSVAGFTNLTQDHLDFHETFEEYYAAKKTLFESENSQRCVILVDDEYGKRLFSEVSAERSGVVSLSLGGSPGTAGWRVSDVVAAEHGHSFTLTSPSGETISTSVALPAMFNVANAALAIAMAAESGVPLAELERALAGGVSPVVPGRMEVVSARPRVVVDFAHNEDALVKAMDALGSLQGRLIVVTGSAGERDTGKRPAMARVVSQRADITVITDDDPHHEDPAAIRADLIAGIVPGAQWREIGDRREAIRWAVNEAAQEDTILLAGRGHETAQNYGEYFVEIDDREVAREAVKEKNER, from the coding sequence ATGTTGAGAAGTGAACAGACGCGCCCGGTGTCGTTGAGCATGCTCGCGCAGGCGGTCGGCGCGAGCGCGCCGACCGTGAACGTGACAGGCGCAGTGATGGACAACCGTGCCGTGCGCCCGGGGGATCTTTTCATCGCGATGCCGGGGGCGCGCGTGCACGCGGCACGCTTTGCCGGTGCGGCTGTGGAAGCCGGCGCTGCTGCGGTGCTCACCGACGCCGAGGGGGCGCGTATCGCCGGCGAGCTCGGCGTTCCTGCGGTTGTGGTTCCCGACGTCGCGGCCGCGGCGGGTACGGTAGCCGCGCTCGCATACGGGGAACCAGCGAAGCATGTGCGTTCCTTCGCAGTAACGGGCACGAACGGCAAGACCACCACCACCTTCATGATTGACTCGATCTTGCGCGGGCTTGGCGCAGTGACGGGCTTGATCGGCACTGTTGAGTTGCGGCTTGCGAGCCAGGCGGTGCCGGCGCGGATGACCACGCCCCAGCCGGACGAGCTCCAGGCGATGCTCGAGGTCCTTGTGGAGCGTGGCGGAACGGATGTGGTGATGGAGGTCTCTTCGCATGCGCTCGCGCAGGGCCGAACCCGCCCGATTCGCTATTCGGTGGCGGGATTTACGAATCTCACCCAGGATCATTTGGACTTCCATGAAACGTTCGAGGAGTACTACGCGGCGAAGAAAACACTGTTCGAGTCCGAGAACTCGCAGCGTTGCGTGATTTTGGTTGACGACGAGTACGGCAAGCGCCTTTTTTCGGAGGTAAGCGCTGAGCGTAGCGGAGTGGTTTCACTTTCGCTCGGAGGAAGCCCTGGCACGGCCGGTTGGCGCGTGAGCGACGTTGTGGCCGCTGAGCACGGGCATTCCTTTACGCTGACTTCGCCGTCGGGGGAGACAATTTCGACGTCGGTGGCACTGCCCGCAATGTTTAACGTCGCGAACGCGGCTTTGGCGATCGCGATGGCGGCCGAAAGTGGTGTGCCGCTTGCGGAGCTTGAGCGCGCGCTGGCTGGCGGCGTCTCGCCTGTGGTGCCGGGGCGTATGGAAGTCGTGTCGGCCCGTCCGCGTGTAGTGGTTGATTTTGCGCACAATGAGGATGCGCTGGTTAAAGCGATGGATGCCCTCGGGAGCCTTCAGGGCCGCTTGATCGTGGTGACGGGATCTGCTGGCGAGCGCGATACGGGTAAGCGACCGGCGATGGCACGTGTGGTGTCACAGCGCGCAGATATCACAGTGATCACCGACGACGACCCGCACCATGAAGACCCGGCCGCGATTCGTGCCGATTTGATTGCAGGGATTGTTCCGGGGGCACAGTGGCGCGAAATCGGCGATCGCCGAGAGGCGATCCGCTGGGCGGTCAATGAAGCGGCGCAGGAGGATACGATTCTTCTTGCCGGCCGCGGACATGAGACGGCCCAGAATTATGGTGAGTATTTTGTTGAGATTGATGACCGCGAAGTTGCGCGCGAAGCAGTGAAGGAGAAGAACGAGCGATGA